Proteins encoded by one window of Cyanobium sp. NS01:
- a CDS encoding dihydrolipoyl dehydrogenase gives MSDAPDDRSFDFDLIVIGAGYGGFDAAKHAAEHGLSVAIVEAAEMGGTCVNRGCVPSKALLAASGRVRELADAEHLAGFGIHAAPVRFERQKIADHANQLVATIRTNLTKTLERAGATILRGQGRLAGSQQVTVRASGGGVERTYSARDVILATGSEPFVPPGIETDGRTVFTSDEAVSLEWLPRWLAIVGSGYIGLEFADVYTALGCEVTMIEALDRVMPTFDPDIAKIAARHLIDGRDIDARAGLLARKVTPGCPVTIELADMQSRELVETLEVDAVLVATGRVPSSKQLNLASVGVETNRGFIPVDERMQVLLNGEPVPHLWAVGDVTGKMMLAHTAAAQGSVAVDNILGHVRRIDYRSIPAATFTHPEISSVGLSEVEAKELAAAEGFALGSVRSYFKANSKALAELESDGLMKLLFNKSTGEVLGAHIYGLHAADLIQEIANAVARRQSVIQLVNEVHTHPTLSEVVEVAYKQAAMAVA, from the coding sequence GTGAGCGACGCCCCTGACGACCGCAGCTTCGACTTCGACCTGATCGTGATCGGCGCCGGCTACGGCGGCTTCGATGCGGCCAAGCACGCCGCCGAGCATGGCCTCTCGGTGGCGATCGTGGAAGCGGCGGAGATGGGCGGCACCTGCGTGAACCGCGGCTGCGTGCCCAGCAAGGCCCTGCTCGCAGCCAGCGGCCGGGTGCGGGAACTGGCCGATGCCGAGCACCTGGCCGGCTTCGGCATCCACGCCGCGCCGGTGCGCTTTGAGCGCCAGAAGATCGCCGACCACGCCAACCAGCTGGTGGCCACGATCCGCACCAACCTCACCAAGACCCTGGAGCGCGCCGGCGCCACGATCCTGCGGGGCCAGGGCCGCCTCGCCGGCAGCCAGCAGGTGACCGTGCGGGCCAGCGGTGGCGGCGTGGAGCGCACCTACAGCGCCCGCGACGTGATCCTGGCCACGGGGTCGGAGCCCTTCGTGCCCCCCGGCATCGAGACCGACGGCCGCACCGTGTTCACCAGCGACGAGGCGGTGAGCCTGGAGTGGCTGCCGCGCTGGCTGGCGATCGTGGGCAGCGGCTACATCGGCCTGGAGTTCGCCGACGTCTACACCGCCCTGGGCTGTGAGGTCACCATGATCGAGGCCCTGGATCGGGTGATGCCCACCTTCGATCCCGACATCGCCAAGATCGCCGCCCGCCATCTGATCGACGGCCGTGACATCGACGCCCGCGCCGGCCTGCTGGCCCGCAAGGTGACGCCGGGCTGCCCGGTGACGATCGAGCTGGCCGACATGCAGAGCCGCGAGCTGGTGGAAACCCTGGAGGTGGATGCGGTGCTGGTGGCCACCGGCCGCGTGCCCAGCAGCAAGCAGCTCAACCTGGCCTCCGTAGGGGTGGAGACCAACCGGGGCTTCATCCCCGTGGATGAGCGGATGCAGGTGCTGCTGAACGGCGAGCCCGTGCCCCACCTCTGGGCCGTGGGGGATGTGACCGGCAAGATGATGCTGGCCCACACCGCCGCCGCCCAGGGCAGCGTGGCGGTGGACAACATCCTGGGCCATGTCCGCCGTATCGATTACCGCTCGATTCCCGCGGCCACCTTCACCCATCCGGAGATCAGTTCGGTGGGGCTGAGTGAGGTTGAGGCCAAGGAGCTGGCGGCCGCCGAGGGCTTCGCGCTGGGCAGCGTGCGCAGCTACTTCAAGGCCAACTCCAAGGCCCTGGCGGAGCTGGAGAGCGACGGGCTGATGAAGCTGCTGTTCAACAAGAGCACCGGTGAGGTGCTGGGCGCCCACATCTACGGGCTGCACGCCGCCGACCTGATCCAGGAGATCGCCAACGCGGTGGCACGCCGCCAGAGTGTGATCCAGCTCGTGAACGAAGTGCACACCCATCCCACCCTCAGTGAGGTGGTGGAGGTGGCCTACAAGCAGGCCGCCATGGCCGTGGCCTGA
- the trpC gene encoding indole-3-glycerol phosphate synthase TrpC has translation MQIRRRPPNPKVKVAFLEYGVPHAEAAPRHILEEIVWEKDREVATARERVPLQKLARQVADLPPTRDFEAALRASCRKPAVIAEIKKASPSKGVIREHFDPEALARGYAAGGASCLSVLTDKVFFQGGFEVLVQVRQVVELPLLCKDFILSPYQLYQARAAGADAALLIAAILTDQDLTYLLKAARSLGLATLVEVHDKAELERVLALEGVRLIGINNRDLASFHTDLATTEQLMARHGAALRAKGALLVSESGLFSRDDLDRVQSAGADAVLVGEALMRQDDVTAALEALIGG, from the coding sequence ATGCAGATTCGTCGCCGCCCCCCGAACCCCAAGGTGAAGGTGGCCTTCCTGGAGTACGGCGTGCCCCACGCCGAGGCGGCGCCGCGCCACATCCTCGAGGAGATCGTGTGGGAGAAGGACCGGGAGGTGGCCACGGCCCGCGAGCGGGTGCCCCTGCAGAAACTGGCCCGCCAGGTGGCCGATCTGCCCCCCACCCGCGACTTCGAGGCCGCCCTGCGGGCCAGCTGCCGCAAGCCGGCCGTGATCGCCGAGATCAAGAAGGCCAGCCCCAGCAAGGGCGTGATCCGCGAGCACTTCGACCCCGAGGCCCTTGCCCGCGGCTACGCCGCCGGAGGGGCCAGCTGTCTGTCGGTGCTCACCGACAAAGTCTTCTTCCAGGGAGGCTTTGAGGTGCTGGTGCAGGTGCGCCAGGTGGTGGAGCTGCCCCTGCTCTGCAAGGACTTCATCCTCAGCCCCTACCAGCTCTACCAGGCCCGCGCCGCCGGCGCCGATGCCGCCTTGCTGATCGCCGCCATCCTCACGGATCAGGATCTGACCTACCTGCTCAAGGCGGCCCGCAGCCTCGGCCTGGCCACGCTGGTGGAGGTGCATGACAAGGCCGAGCTGGAGCGGGTGCTGGCCCTGGAGGGGGTGCGGCTGATCGGGATCAACAACCGGGATCTCGCCAGCTTCCACACCGACCTGGCCACCACCGAGCAGCTGATGGCGCGCCACGGCGCGGCGCTGCGCGCCAAGGGCGCCCTGCTGGTGAGCGAATCGGGCCTGTTCAGCCGCGATGACCTCGATCGGGTGCAGAGCGCCGGGGCGGACGCGGTGCTGGTGGGCGAAGCGCTGATGCGCCAGGACGATGTGACCGCCGCGCTGGAGGCCCTGATCGGCGGCTGA
- a CDS encoding amidohydrolase family protein, producing the protein MPRILNKIALEEHFSAPGLEPTINEVAFFDPGVLAGIEAALPELAEQRLLAMDRAGIAIAVLSQTAPGVQSIRDKALAVELAQRVNDFLHTRMALAPARFRGFACVALQDVDAACNELKRCIQELGFVGVLVNGATNGVYLDEPHFAPFWHTLEQLDVPLYLHPGLVSEHDAAFRGHPELEGAVWSWTCDTATHLLRLVFAQLLDRHPRARLILGHMGETLPYMLWRLDSRAAVTTVGRALIRPPSETLKRHVTVTTSGVCADVPLRCALEAMGDHAVMFSTDYPYEDIQLAADWIEQAAITEDQRIRVCCTNARRVLRLA; encoded by the coding sequence ATGCCAAGGATCCTCAACAAGATTGCTCTGGAGGAACACTTCAGCGCCCCGGGCCTTGAGCCAACGATCAACGAGGTGGCCTTCTTTGATCCCGGGGTGCTTGCGGGCATTGAGGCGGCTTTGCCGGAGCTGGCCGAACAGCGCCTCCTCGCCATGGACAGGGCCGGCATCGCGATAGCCGTGCTGTCCCAGACGGCACCGGGTGTGCAGTCCATCAGGGATAAAGCCCTGGCGGTGGAGCTTGCCCAACGGGTGAATGATTTCCTGCACACACGCATGGCGCTGGCCCCGGCGCGGTTTCGTGGCTTCGCGTGTGTGGCTTTACAGGATGTGGATGCCGCCTGCAACGAGCTCAAACGTTGTATTCAGGAACTTGGATTTGTCGGCGTGCTTGTGAACGGTGCCACTAATGGCGTCTACTTGGACGAGCCCCATTTTGCTCCTTTCTGGCATACCTTGGAGCAGCTTGATGTACCGCTTTATCTCCACCCTGGCCTGGTGAGTGAGCACGATGCGGCTTTCCGCGGCCATCCAGAGCTCGAAGGTGCCGTGTGGAGCTGGACCTGTGACACCGCCACCCACTTACTCCGTCTGGTGTTTGCTCAGCTGCTGGATCGCCACCCTCGGGCAAGGCTGATCCTGGGTCATATGGGGGAAACCCTTCCCTACATGCTCTGGCGCTTGGACAGCCGGGCTGCGGTGACAACCGTCGGTCGTGCCTTGATCCGCCCCCCATCAGAGACCCTCAAGCGTCATGTCACGGTGACGACGTCTGGAGTCTGTGCGGATGTCCCCCTGCGTTGCGCCCTTGAAGCCATGGGCGACCACGCGGTGATGTTTTCCACCGATTATCCCTATGAAGACATTCAGTTGGC
- a CDS encoding RNA methyltransferase gives MLPELISSRRNPLVRRLRQLHAGKGRRDLQLLLLEGTHLLQEAVRLGLQPVDLLATQAWLETHRSWLDSLPLPLQPVPVTPEVLAAVATTEHPDGVVLSLSMPGLGWGPPVPSLVLALDRLQDPGNLGTLMRTALASGVEALWLVEGADPFQPKVLRASAGAALALPLQRCSRAQLLARLHELGAVAAHHGCQPPQVVAAVPPGPAALPYWQLDWQRPTVLLLGQEGSGLAPELLACASHCVTIPHSPAVESLNVAVAAAPLLLERQRQRLTA, from the coding sequence TTGCTCCCGGAGCTGATCAGCAGCCGCCGCAATCCCCTCGTGCGTCGCCTGCGCCAGCTGCACGCGGGCAAGGGCCGCCGGGATCTGCAGTTGCTGCTGCTGGAGGGCACCCACCTGTTGCAGGAGGCGGTGCGCCTCGGTCTGCAGCCCGTCGACCTGCTGGCCACGCAGGCCTGGCTCGAGACGCACCGGAGCTGGCTCGACAGCCTGCCGCTGCCCCTGCAGCCCGTGCCGGTGACGCCGGAGGTGCTGGCGGCGGTGGCCACCACGGAGCACCCCGACGGCGTGGTGCTCAGCCTGTCCATGCCAGGGCTCGGCTGGGGGCCGCCCGTCCCGTCGCTGGTGCTGGCCCTGGATCGGCTTCAGGATCCAGGCAACCTCGGCACCTTGATGCGCACCGCCCTGGCCAGCGGCGTGGAGGCGCTGTGGCTGGTGGAGGGGGCCGACCCGTTCCAGCCCAAGGTGCTGCGGGCCTCGGCCGGCGCCGCCCTGGCCCTGCCGCTGCAGCGCTGCAGTCGCGCCCAGCTGCTGGCGCGCCTGCATGAGCTGGGCGCCGTCGCTGCTCACCATGGGTGCCAGCCCCCCCAGGTGGTGGCCGCCGTGCCCCCCGGCCCCGCCGCCCTGCCCTACTGGCAGCTCGACTGGCAACGCCCCACCGTGCTGCTGCTGGGCCAGGAGGGCTCAGGCCTGGCGCCGGAGCTGCTGGCCTGCGCCAGCCACTGCGTCACGATTCCCCACAGCCCGGCGGTGGAGTCGCTGAACGTGGCGGTGGCGGCGGCGCCGTTGCTGCTGGAACGCCAGCGCCAGCGGCTCACGGCCTGA